TCTCTTCCTCTGACTCAGAGTCTACAGGATTATCAGAGTCTACAGCTGCTACTGAAGGGACTGCTACCGCTTCAGGTGGTGGTGGTATTGCTACTGTTGTTTCTGTCACTGCCTCTTGGATACTTTCTGCAGCGGTAGCTTGTTCATCTTCACCACACGGTACTGTAGAAACCTGCTGACTCAACTCAGAGTCATTGTCTTCTTTTGGATCTAAAAAAGGTGGGGtgcattcatgtttttcttttgaactCTGTTCCAACTCTGCTTTGCTGCTCTCAGGTTCTGCTGCCTTGCTGTGACTGTCGTCTTCATCATCTGCATCCTGATCCTCTATTTGAGTtctctgctcttcctcctcatcatcctctgCATTGTCATTCTCCAGTGATTTAACACCAACTGTGCTGTGTTCCAAATGTTTGGCTGGGGAGTCTTGCCCGTGTTCACTCTCTTGCTGGTCGTCTTCAGGTGGTTCTGGGGAATCAGTTCTGTCCTCGGGCCTGGGGGACATGGCGGCAGGTGAGCACACCGGAGAAACCACTGGGGATCCTTCAGGGGAGCTCGATTTCTGGGAGCCATGGTCAACAGAACTTGGGGGCTCAGAGAGAAGCCTCTTTAGCGTTGTATCTGGACTAGCCGAGCACTTGCCTGCTTTGCTGCCCTCCTCGCAGCCAATGTCCTGGTCTGGTTCCCCTTTTGCGTCTTCATTGTGAATATGGTGCTGCTCAGCCTCCATTGGGGTTTCAGGGGGTGTGTACAGGTTGAGCTTGAAGCCCATCTTTCGTTCATTCTTAACCCTCCATTTAGGAGGGCCACGTTTCACTCCTTTCGGCCAGCCTTTCTTCCGTTTCACTTGACGGGGTCTGGTTGGTCTCTTAGAGAGGATGTTAGCTCCTAgaggttgaaaaaataaatttaaagcGCTTTAATGTTCTGCCAGAGAGCTAGAACAATCTTCTATGAAACAATTTTATGAGATATAATGTATTACAGAGTATTTTTAAGACAGTTAAGATGCAAATACCTTCTTTCCAGCGTTCAAGATGgtctttgtgtgcatttttgtcCAGTCTCGGGCGACCTCTCCGGCGTTTCATTGGTGTAATTGGCGTCTTCTCTTCCTGTTcgtcctcctcatcttcctccatCTCACCCACTCTGCAGGTGCGCTCCAGCATGGGCATAGGACGCTCATCCTCAGAGTTGTCGAACGGCTCGTTCAGCACTTCTGTTGTCTCAGAGATGGTTTCTGTTGTTACACTGCtatttattctctttcttttacgCCCTCTCTTCTTGAGCACAACGGttctctgaaaaacaaacaaaagagggACCAATGAACACAGAATACAAACTCCATCAGAGTATAGTACTTCTGTAAAGACCGAAAACAGGGACACTAGGTTGATGAAGAAATTCATTCAGGTTTTTGCTAAATGTACAATGTTGAAACCACACTGTGAGACTAAATGTTTGAGCAATGCAGCCTGATGTGGAAAACCACAAATGAGACAGGCAGAGTAAGCAGAAACCACCGTCTATATATTTAACATTCTCCAGTTGTTTCCCACCGGCTGCCTACAACTCAACCGCTTTCCGCTCCAAAATCCTTCACAAGAAGAATGTGTAATCAATACTGTAACTAATGCACTAAATAAACTCCAACAGCCAGTGTCGTTCTTTTTTAGTTTCCATactgtttttgttgaaaagGTCTCACTGACATCATTCACCCAGCTGTAATATTATCTCCAGCACAAGGGGGCAGTACCATATAGACAGAGCAGATGTGAAGAGCACAGAGGAGGGCAGTAAATTAACCATGACCATTGACAATAGTACAAGGTTTAGCCTGCACAGTCTCAACACCAGCAGTGAAAACACAATCTATTATCTACAGCTGCAGGCACACAGGGAGGCTCCAGATGAAAGGAGGAAGCCACTGAACCCTCCACTGAATTCATGAATATTTATCAAACCTTTGCATTTCACCAGAGTACACAACATGGTCTCTAATGAAGGAAAATACCTAATGGTATACATTGAATTCCACTTTGTCCTAGAATAAAACTCCAGATAATCAATGAGATAATCCCACTAGGGGAAAATAGCTGACTTGTGGTGATGCAAAAGTGACATGATGAAGTCACCTTTCTCTTGGCTGCAAGCATTGCGTGGGCTTTTGTTAAAATGGGTGGAGATCCATCAGAGTCATCATCGTCATCGTCAGCTTCTTCATCACTAACTTCCTCCGACTGCTGGATGCGCCTGGTCCAGGACAGTGCAGGGCGACGTTCGTAGGTCCTGTAGGGAACCTTACAGTGGACCTTAGTGAGAGGTTGCCTGCTACCGTGAGTCATCATGTagccctccctctcctccttctcccagCAACTGGCCTGCTCCTTGAGCCGCTCAGCCTGGTAATTAAACAGACAAGACACATTATCTCTGGGAAAGGCGCACACACAGCTTCAACATCTCAGCGATGATGCTAATGGAAAAACAAGAGATTGGAATTAACATCATGACAAATGAATCACCGCAGGTTTCTCCTGATAATAAGAGCAGCGTGCTGATTGGATGTCTGCCCGTCATGGAGGAAACATTTCCGTTAAGCAACCGTGGAAAGATTGCATGTCATGGAATATTCAGCACTATCAATTATGTAGTGAACTGATTTAGGGCAATTTTGCACAACATTAGATGCCTGCTGACAGTGATAATGCTTTCCCCATTAATGGCCTCTATTTGAACTCTCCAGCTAATCAAGCAAACATCCAAGAACAGCATTGCAGGCAAGTGTAAACAAATAACAACTGTCTCCTGATTGAACAAAGAGACTTACATCcatctctgcctccctctcctcctcagacAGGACAGCGTTGAGAGTCGTGGAAGGTGTCCAGCGCAGGGCGTCAGGGTCCACCTCATTTCGACGTGGGTTAGCCTTCAGGCTCTCCATGTGCCTCTGAATCAATCGCTCTCTTCTGATCAACACAATCCTAGGTCACAGTGAGAAAAGCCCTTGAGTTCATGTCAACAAAGGAGTAGCAATAACACTAGCCAGGGTAAACAGAATGTAGACAGAAGGTGGTTGAATGCGAGCATAAAGACGAGCTCTTTGGGACAGCAGGTGCTCCGTGTCCTTGGGGGTGCTTAACCTGACTTACTTCTGTCAATATTCAGCTGCATTAATGGATACGCTGTTAAAAATACCCGCTGGCCTGGATAAGTCAGACAGCACACAGAAGCGGCAGCACAGGCTGAAGGAGACTGCGGCTCGGAAACTGACCTGCCATCCTGTCTGTCAATCATGCCGAGCTGCTGGAGAGTAGCGGCGATGTCATGTGGACACATCCCAGTGGCTCTACTTATTCCTTTAACACTGATGTGTTTATCTAGGTGCTTATAAAGGTACTCCAGTATGACACTTTTCCAATATGCCAGGTAGGATAAGCGACCCAGATCTGACAGTGGCTTCTCCGGGGAGCCAGCTTGTCCTTCTTGCCTGGTGAGAAGGTAACCTAAAAAGACAagattcaaacaaaaacaaaatgctttagTCAAGCTAGAGGCTGCTGCTGAGTTATTTTAGATTGCAATTCAATCCCTTCACCCCCTCCCTTTTGGTAAACATATTCATGCAAGGATGTGACACCAAACCCTGGTTGGGATTTCACCTTCAAATAGTATAAAGGGAGGCGATGCAATCAGTTTTCCTCCCCTTCAACCTCTGTCAAAAGCTATGATACATGCTGGCAAGGGCAACAAAGGAGGTTGATAGAGGGGAGTAAAGAGGAAACAAGGCGACAGAGCAAAACAGAGAAGCAGCTGGATGTCATTGCTCACAAGAGACTGCACTTAAGAGAgctaatgaacaaaaaaaactaataccaatatgtatctgtgtgtaatTAGTTTTATAGCGGCCCTGTCAAGGGTCATCCATTATGAGCGGCATGAAATTAATTAATGCCTTTTAATGTGCTGCCGAGAACCAAACAAGCAAATCTAATCACCAAACATTGAACACATAATATTCCAGTAATCATGACAATATTCATTACTAAAGCCAAGAAGAGGAGCCTGTGCTAAACACATAGCAATGAAAGTTCAAATAAATGaactggaaaaaaagtcatttttttcaatttgtgtcactttacaagtatattattattagtaaacCAAAACTAGGGCTTGGCAAtggggagaaaatcagatatcacaatattcttgaccatataactcaatatcgatattgcggcgatattgtagggttggcAATTGGCAAACTTTAtcaaatatcttcacacttaaattgtagataaataatcatcagtattGTGGACATTGTGTCCAGGTGgtaggaaaaaggaaaatagagcagctagaacagtctggtaagttcagaaaggTACATCACTCCACTGTAATGCAACCTTTAAAACtagtaaaagacaacacttatttcatatcacaatattacaatattcaaaatctaagacaatatctagtcttgTATTACAATATCGACATATTGCCCAGtcctaacaaaaacagaatgctCAGAGTTCTTTGAATTATGATTTGAAAGGAAACGTTTTTCACACAGGCACCCATTAATGCTCGGCTCTCAGAGCTACCTGAAACAAAGTGTTCCTCTAATACAATCCAATATAACAGAAAATCTTAATCTAAACAACTTCCAGCTCCAACGCTACATTTTCCAATAAAGCCTTCAAAGAGCTCAGAATTCAGCTGTGTTCAATCTCCCTTAATCCCTGTCTTTGTTATCAGCACACTCTCAATATCACAGATCCTCTTGCATCTCTGTGTCTCAATGGCTCCCAAAGTGAACAGGAAATCAAATGCTCCATTACCGCCCGccctccctcttttcctttctcttcatCACAATCGGCAAAGAGAAAACtcttcaaaacaataaaacgcCTATGatgactaaaacaaaaaaaaaacgggcCTGCCTTCAACACAGAAATCCACTCAAGGCAGCAACTGTTTTCAAAATTGTACCGCAAGgctttaaatattgtatgtgCTGCATTAACTGGACTGAAACATAGAAACGGTATCCACCTCATCATGAGTCAAGGAGAGAGAAATGGGGGCATTTTAGATGAAAAACACTTCAGGCTTAGGCAAAATAATATTGGCCATCAAATAATATATGCAGCCAGaatataatgtttttatgttttttactaTTAATCTTCTGTGATTGCCTAAGCACTGTACATGAATGCTCTTCATTAGTCTACTGCAAAGCCTTAACCATATAACAAAACCTTGCCACAAGCTAAAAATTCACCCCCTGATCTCAAATGGTTTGTAaagaccaaagaaaaaaaaagaactcagtTCTGTGGTCTAAAAAAGCATTAAGGAACTTACTGAAATCAATAAGGAACCTTCCAAATCCTTGCCTTTGGTACTGAGGCATAATCATTATGCAGGAGACATTGTACTTCTGCTGGCAAAGCTTTTCCTGAGGGAAGGAGAAACAGATCAAGTATGTCAGAGCTCTGCTGAAGCTGGCAATTTACTGCACCTGCCATTGTCCTAGTCTAAAGCAGTGCACatgcacgccacacacacacacacacagggcaatGAGCTTTCACTAAAATCTATCATACTGTTCTGAATTGTGGCCGCAACATATGATTATTATCTTTTTGTTGGTTAATCTGTCAATTAGTTTTGGAttatttgattcattgtttcatgtataaaatgtgagatgataatgaaaaatgtaCCAGAGCCCAAAatctcatctctttttttttgtacatcattaattgattaattagtAGTAAATTaacaaagatgtaaaaaagaaaaaaagaagacaatcCTCACATGTTAGAAGCTAGGGCTGACTACTGTTAGGCATTTTTTCTAGGCTAACAAGTTAATTGACTAATCATTTAAGCACTACTGTAAATAAATTCCATCCATGTTACAAAAATGGACAAATGACAGTACGGTCTTACTGTAAAACTATCACCATTAAAAAATGATGTGCCGTATTTCCCATTTAAGCACACTGTAATTCTTACCTTGGAGAAATAGCCCACAAGATGACAGCCTTTCTCATCATTCTTTGTAAGTATGTAGAAGAGGAAAGGCTCCACATCATAATACAAGGTCTTGTGATCCAGGAAAAGCTTGGCTAACAGGCAGAGGTTTTGGCAGAATAGTTTGCTGACATTTCCATCAACCTAAACATGgaataaaaagaccaaaaggaCACTGTTCAAACAGTTCCctttttccctcctcctcccagaAACCCATTCAGTGGAATATCATGCAGCATACAGTTATTGCTTTATTGCTGTAAAGGGAAGCTGACCTCAAATACTGAAAGGTCGTCCTTTCTGTAGATTTCATTGGCTGGTGGGTGAAACCAGCCACacttctttgtgtgtctctggaGAATGTTTTTGCTCCTCATGTACTTTAGACAGAACTCGCACAGATAAAGCTTTTGTAatctgacaaagacaaagaaaaagatgcaGTTTTTATTTCAGCATGAGAGTTCTTTAAAAggacattgaaataaaaatgcaactCAAGTAACAAAGAAAGTGTCATTATCTGTTAAGTAAAAGCAACATTACCTTGAATATTCAGGAGGGTAAGGCGACGAGTACCAGGTTTGAATCTCATACTTCCCAAATTCAATGAGGGCAGGGCATCGTACAGAGTCTGTGTTCATCAGAGATCCAGTTCTCTGTGAAAAGATTCAATAAAAGCAAATGAATAAATGTGGTGACCCGGATTACAGTGTCTCTTATAACCAGTCCATAAATATGGCATTGTGGCAAAAATTTTAACTCAAAATGGTGGACTTACTAAAGACAATTTAAATCTGACCAAGATCTGTCACTAGTAAGACCTTGATACTTATTCATCATCTGGGCTCTGATCTACTTCCTTTCAGAAAaccaaagcattaaaaaaaacataggatGAACGTGAGGTTATATtcttttcaagattattttttgaggATTTTTGCCTTTGAAGGACAGGACAGCTGGAGATTATCataggtcggactcgaaccctggacctctgcattgaGACATAAACCTCTGTaaatgtgtgcctgctctaccaactgagccaactgAACCAACCCAGCCACAAACGTGAATTTATACATCTCCCATGTTAAATTAAAAGCTCAAAAGAGTCGATATTGTAAATCAACATAATGCTGAGATACCTTTCAATCTATTATTTTTTCTGTGTCACCCACCTCTACCCTTCACATCATCACACATCAAACTGCTCAGTTATCTCCCCCTGTCCATGGTTTTACGGAAACAGGAGGGAAAATATGGCATGAAGATAACTGAAGAAGATTGGGAAATTTGAGAAAGCCAGACTAAGACTACAAATTCATGAATTGGAAGAACATAATACGATATTTTTGACTCCAACATTGAAATTTATACAAAATGGTTCTCAGGTagtgtggtttaaaaaaatgctttactGCTCACGTAAGCCCAAAACTCCACCTAATGTTTCCTCAGTTTCTCACCTGCACGGCAAGTTCCTGTACATGAGTGAACGTCTCAATGTCCTCCTCTGTGATGTGGTTTCTGGACATGGCTGCAAAGTCGGCTTGGGCTTCCTGTTTCACACGCAGCTCCCCGTTGTGGCCTGTTACatgcacaataacacaacatcaacacatcagATAGCACATCAACACGGTCCTGTTTGAAGCAGCCGTGGCTGAATAATCTCATAAATGCATTCTATGCAAATGTGGTAATACTGAGAGTACTGCTGCTGAGCCTGTTTGAGGCCGTGTCTCAGAGGAATTTCATAATGTATCATCTTTGCATGTTTATATGAAAATCCCTAATGTAATGAAGTGAAACTAAATCACTCTAATTGCGTAACCGCTTTCATGTGCTTAGTCATCCACCAAGACATTTTCCCATGAATGAAGAAGCAGATGCAGGGAAGGGAACGAGTGTCGACATGAAAAGCAACTAATGTTGGAAAGCAGGCAGTAATTTTGTGAAAGACATCAACACCATGACATaaccaccaaaacaaaaacccatTATAAGTGGACGTGATGTGTAATTAACATATTTATGGAAATGTGCTGCTGGGTTAAGTAGTGTTTGTGTAGTATATTGTTTAGAATTGCTTGAAAGATAtatccttttgtttttcctacgtgttattttttttaaactctgacTTCACTCCTGAAGACAGTGAAATGTAAGGGTTACTGCACTTCTGGCTATAATCATCATGTCAGCTCAGAGTCAACTTGGGTGGATGAATCACTGGGTTGTATGTGTCTAATGACCGCTGGAAGTGAGGCTGAGAGGAGTGATTTCAAGAATGAGGGTGGGATGAGGAGGCTAATGTGACTAAAGCCTCTACTAGGTAGCGATCACAATGTGCGCACTACTGCAGAGGGTCAAGGACAGAGCAAGGAGCAACATGAGGGAGTTAGTGGGCCATGCACTATGACAAAAGCCAACGGGCAAGAGGATGGAAGCCATGTAAACTCCGCAGCCAAGTCAAAACGCAACGAAACTGGGTTAAGAAactaaaataattcaaattagGCAGAAGATTAGTAGTCTGTTAGAATGTTGAGGGTGTCTTCTCAAAGAAAAGATTAGCTTTggtctggaaaaaaataactgcGAGtgacaagctttaaaaaaaataaataaagaagaagcTTAGAGGTGTGGAGACGCAGGTCTTGGCTGGAATTTCGAGCCTTGCTTACCATGATTATTCTCAGGTTTAATTCTTCCGTCTGTCAAGTCTCCCTTTCCTGGTGATGGGGCTCCCTTCTGAGGGCTTACTTTATACCTCAGCCTGCCTAGTGTCCTGTGCTTTTTAAGGAAGGGGTTACGTTTGAAATGACTGACCATCTTAAATGGGTGTCCTCTGGGTCGGCCTGACCCAGCAGATGTGGAGTGTAACCTATTTTTATTAAACTCGTTCTTTCCAAGGCGCTGGGGCCCCGTTTTGGACGCATGGGGTGAATCCTGCTTATGATGCAAGCGCTTAGGCGGCGCGTAGCAAGGTAGTCTCTTTTTCCGCGACTGTCCCTGAGTAGTATAAATGTGAGAAAGTCCGTCAAATAGTCCCTTAAGTTGGCTGCTATTGCAGAGACTACTCAGGGAAGGAACGCTAGACTGGCTGGAGGAGCTCTGTGGTGAGTTAGCAGAGGTGGAGCTGCTGGACACCTGAGAGGGGGGGCTAAATCCCGGCAACGTGGGAGCAGGAGGAagtgcagaggaagaggagattaTCTTTTGATTGGCGTCAGCAGCAAAGGCAAACGGCTCTGGTTGATTGGACAGTTTGGGCAGACCCTTGTCTCTAGAGATTAACTGTGTGGCGGGCGACTCTACGGTTACAGCTCGTGAGCGACGGCCCACGGGGGAAGGGGTAAAGAATTTGGAAAGCCCATCAATAAGCCCTTTGGTTTTCTTGTTAACGGTGAGTGTAGCTGGGGTGGAGGTGGGCGTGAGGGGGGgagtggtggtgggggtggaaGTGGTGAATTGGGTGGCGTTGACCGCACAACAGGGGTCTGCAACAGCCAATCTGTCTCGGGCGTCCTTCACAGATGCAGCATGACCAGATGAAGGTGTAGAACAGACGGTAATCTTTTGACCCCTACCAGGTGACCCCCTTCCTCCAAGTGCTACCATGGAGCCGTCACCACTGGTTACAGACCTGCACAGACAAGAAATTGCTGCTAGGTCAGATCTCAGCGCAACACgtgtaatgtttgtttgtacatcaatgcattgctttttttaatgaaaacatgcaAGATTGCACTCAACCATGTCCCAGATCTTTGCAATTAACTCAGCATAAACATTGATATTACCATAATTAAGATCTCTTAACACTTACATTCTTTGTTTGAGCTTATTTCTGGGCCTTCCGATTGGCTTTGCATATCGACGTTTGATCTGATCGGCTTTCTTGTGCAGCAGTTTCTTCCCATTCTCCTTCGGCCTGCAGACTTGGCAGATCCAGGTACCTGGAGGGTGTCCAAACACAGAGAGTAACGTTTGAGTGGGTTCATCAATTCagaggacatacagtacattcatttgaaacatttcCTTTAATACAGAGAGCTGGCAAAAATCCTGCCAGCTCACAATGACAATCAATTACACtacaaaaagcaaaaatccaTAAGAAAAACATTGGGTCAATTCTCTGTCCAGTGGAATAGACTTTGTGTCACGTTGTTCAGCAAAACTATGTGACTTGTATGAATTGCCTGCCAAATGTGTTACTACAGTACGCGTGCCATCAATACAAGCCTCGCTGTAGGGTCAGTACTGTAATCCAGAGATAGCAAATCTCTCTGGGGAGGCTGAATAATTTGATATGCATGCAAAGCTTCTAATAAGCCATTGCTGCTTCTCTGTGTGCTGAGTGGCAGCCCCAAAAGGCTGTCTGTGAAGAAAAGGCTTTGAATTGACAGCAGAAAGGGAAACAGAGAAGCCAGGCAGTGTAAACACCTCACCTTTTGGCATACTTGAAAGCGGTGGGTCGCAGCACTCCATGTGAAAGCCCCGATCACATGAATCGCAGAAAAGCATCTCATCCTGAAAGGGAACAGCAGGCATATGTAAGGGATGTCCCTGTTGCAGACATATAACACCACCCGTCATTTAAAGTCTTTTGGAGATATAAGCCCAATTGTGAGAGGGGCTTTACAAATGGGATCTTTTTTCAAGCCAACAACACAGATAAtggtgtgttttaaaatgtatgcaacaTTATACTTACAGCATTTTTCCCCTGTATTCGACAGGAGCTGCAGGTTTTGCATTCAATACACTGCCATCGTAATCTCTTCACATTTGAGGTTAATTCAGGCGAAAACTTCAGACATGATGGATGCCCTTCAGAAGcaattgaaaatgtatattaGCATTACACATTTGTGCAAGTCTTGACTGTGTCACAGAGCTAGAGACAAGGCATTCCATTTATTCACAGAGTAAGGTTAaatattaacatgttacatCATCAAAAACAATGGCACCACTGTATGTCCGTAACACTTCTTTTCCCCCTGCTACAAGATAACTGTCTAAAAACAGTATGATCAAACATCTGAGCCGCTAATTACAGATAATTTGATCTTAATGAGGCAGAAACAGTAGCAGCACTCATTCTAATGGAAGCCGATCCATGAAAGTCATGTAAAAGCTTGCCTTCTCCCTCACCCGGCTCCCTCTCATGGTTGTAAAACAGCTGTTTTACAGTGAGAGCACAAATTGTGTACACTACGAGCGGTTAATGAAAACCACCTCAATGCTACTTAGTCAAATTTGAGCTATAAAAATGTCACCAGGAGAACAATTCCTTACggcatttaaaataattttaagagGTAATTTTATGGGGGTTAGCAGTTTGTCTGGAACAAAAGAACAGTAAAGGAAATGCCACCAATCTGCAGAGGGAAAAGCGTTGATCTTTGATCTGCTGTGCTCTATAAGAACAATCTGAATTGAGCGAAAATGACTTGGGTGATTTCAGATTCTAATGGCCACTTATAGAGCATCTGCCCTTCTTGAGCCCACTGAGGGTTGCAAGCAATTTGGATCTCTTCAGCCACTCAATTTGAACATTGTTCTTCCAATAAATCCCTTAAAGGGAATTGAAAAATGTGGAACAAGAATGTGAATGATCTGCCTAACCGATGCTGAGAACTATTGCTACTAGGGTTGGGTGATATGGTAACATCCTGTATGTTTGGagataaaatacatttgttcaCAATCCCAGATTTCTCTACAATCATTATAGCGAGGTAGCGTTGATATCCCGGGTTGTATAATGCTATTGCAGGCAATGTTGCAGGTCACTGAGCAGAAACCATTAATGGAAATATGAAACGTGCAGGATTTTTGCCTCAGTGTGATTTGGTAGAATGATTTGTCATGTAAAACAGACATTTCCATCTAGATATATAAACATTTGGCCAGATAAATGTCCAGAAAATGCACCAGATCATGCTATAACTCTATAGcaataaataattacatataCAAGTATTTTGATATAAATACTACCATGAGCAATTCCGTAATGGAAGATGTTATCCATGTTAACTGCTCCTACTTACTACTATTCTTAAGGGTGCcctgccacaaaaaaacattgttacttgaattttttgaaatatgttagatccatatttgtttgtgttatatggtgaaagtgaaaatgaactacctcctctgtcagctctagccactgaaaagaataagtggagaaatcaggccagttacaaaagctggtcagtctgaggtcatgttgcctgagctcattactattcatgagctcgacCAGTTGCGCTAGGTAAAGGATGCTAATTGCCAAGCTCCCATTAGCTAGCTATGAATGAATGCTTCCAAGCAAATTTAAGTCAAAAGCAAGCTTTTGATATACATATTTTAAGAGTTCTGTCTGATTTAAACCAGAGCAATGTAATATTGTACACaggattttgtatttatatgcCATAAGATATCGCAATTTATTGAATTACTACTATTCTAAATATTGTTCTACTATATTTCCCACCTCTATTCCTAACATTCATTCACTCTGTTGCTTGTGTGCCtttgctaacatgctaacagttTTGTCCAGACTACAGTATGTTGTGGCTTGTAAGAACATCCAAGGCGACTTACCACTGCTCCCACAGTCTGCACAGGACAGCAGCTCTTCTGGCCACTTGTCCCGATTTGACTCTTTCGTTCCAAGACAGAAACTGCATATTGGGATGGGGTCAACCCGGAGCTGGGTAggaacacaaacagagacaaactGTTTGAAAACAGAAATGAGCACAGGCTGTGTATGAAGTGCTTGAAAGCCTGTTTGTTTTTGGAGATTTTATATTGTGAAGACTTTTGAGATCACTGCAGACTTATTTCTGGTTTACGCAAGATGATAACACCAGGGTGTGATTTAATGAAATGGCCACAAAAATATGAACTGTAAGCATAAGCtcagaagatgaaaaaaagtgttctcACAGACtagaaatgaataataaatgaatcTCATCCTCAGAGATATTGAGATCCACCTCCTTTATCCATTACATCTGAATGGGTATGTGATCTTAGTAATCATAGTTTAAGGGCTTAATCCAATTCTCAAAGCTTGCACTCCAGTCTGAAAGGATTAACCAGC
This sequence is a window from Etheostoma cragini isolate CJK2018 chromosome 21, CSU_Ecrag_1.0, whole genome shotgun sequence. Protein-coding genes within it:
- the kat6b gene encoding histone acetyltransferase KAT6B isoform X1, with the translated sequence MVKLANPLYTEWILEAIQKIKRQKQRPSEERICHAVATSHGLDKKTVLEQLELSVHDGSILKVTNKGSASYKDPGNPGRVGSIPTANVSVPSKESLWNSNDLRHIDWNKILKRAIEGLDDTHGSSLKNIERYLRNQDDLLNIVDNPAFRQRLRLAAKRSVNNGRLLKNGPRYKLNHGSMEGRGSRCPSASPLVLSSVTLLPHERDQLRVDPIPICSFCLGTKESNRDKWPEELLSCADCGSSGHPSCLKFSPELTSNVKRLRWQCIECKTCSSCRIQGKNADEMLFCDSCDRGFHMECCDPPLSSMPKGTWICQVCRPKENGKKLLHKKADQIKRRYAKPIGRPRNKLKQRMSVTSGDGSMVALGGRGSPGRGQKITVCSTPSSGHAASVKDARDRLAVADPCCAVNATQFTTSTPTTTPPLTPTSTPATLTVNKKTKGLIDGLSKFFTPSPVGRRSRAVTVESPATQLISRDKGLPKLSNQPEPFAFAADANQKIISSSSALPPAPTLPGFSPPSQVSSSSTSANSPQSSSSQSSVPSLSSLCNSSQLKGLFDGLSHIYTTQGQSRKKRLPCYAPPKRLHHKQDSPHASKTGPQRLGKNEFNKNRLHSTSAGSGRPRGHPFKMVSHFKRNPFLKKHRTLGRLRYKVSPQKGAPSPGKGDLTDGRIKPENNHGHNGELRVKQEAQADFAAMSRNHITEEDIETFTHVQELAVQRTGSLMNTDSVRCPALIEFGKYEIQTWYSSPYPPEYSRLQKLYLCEFCLKYMRSKNILQRHTKKCGWFHPPANEIYRKDDLSVFEVDGNVSKLFCQNLCLLAKLFLDHKTLYYDVEPFLFYILTKNDEKGCHLVGYFSKEKLCQQKYNVSCIMIMPQYQRQGFGRFLIDFSYLLTRQEGQAGSPEKPLSDLGRLSYLAYWKSVILEYLYKHLDKHISVKGISRATGMCPHDIAATLQQLGMIDRQDGRIVLIRRERLIQRHMESLKANPRRNEVDPDALRWTPSTTLNAVLSEEEREAEMDAERLKEQASCWEKEEREGYMMTHGSRQPLTKVHCKVPYRTYERRPALSWTRRIQQSEEVSDEEADDDDDDSDGSPPILTKAHAMLAAKRKRTVVLKKRGRKRKRINSSVTTETISETTEVLNEPFDNSEDERPMPMLERTCRVGEMEEDEEDEQEEKTPITPMKRRRGRPRLDKNAHKDHLERWKEGANILSKRPTRPRQVKRKKGWPKGVKRGPPKWRVKNERKMGFKLNLYTPPETPMEAEQHHIHNEDAKGEPDQDIGCEEGSKAGKCSASPDTTLKRLLSEPPSSVDHGSQKSSSPEGSPVVSPVCSPAAMSPRPEDRTDSPEPPEDDQQESEHGQDSPAKHLEHSTVGVKSLENDNAEDDEEEEQRTQIEDQDADDEDDSHSKAAEPESSKAELEQSSKEKHECTPPFLDPKEDNDSELSQQVSTVPCGEDEQATAAESIQEAVTETTVAIPPPPEAVAVPSVAAVDSDNPVDSESEEESTSSPCPDHPPPQPTERPTLSPVLREDHPVCTEIDSETAQAVQSLTQETERENVFQDCVESQEPCRTLQTYAHVAQSPQLTSLDDCPQSDHSSPLSSAQSHPSQSVRSVNSPAVSILESGYTQISPDHSAISVPSLHNMETSPMMDVPSVSDHSQQVVDSGFSDLGSIESTTENYENPSSYDSTMGGSICGAGPSQNSCSYGSIPPSGLAQSSCAVSQQMAAVNPGSCGMIQQNSLSSPPHCNVKSPQGCVVVERPPSNSQHSQHSQRSQHSQHNSHSRHGPHNQLSQHNQQGPHNQLGQNSQHNPHNQHSHHHNHHLQHNHLSQHNQHAQHGLHNQHSQHSQQQSMAQCAIPTNFTTTMQLADIPESGNPNFALYERINHQGEYGSGHYSQSSGLSLAKLQQFTNTFIDHPHSLPFNHSASHPITSYANTPSLSSQHSSLVSLSQTPHRVPNPQVQATMTPPPNLSSPPPMMLQRNMGIPPSQRIQPQMASKSHISARSKSAPLSHHQQQMYARPTQTVAMQAPSRTLASMPRMNMSMNIMPAPAYNVNSMNMPSLNAMNSYSMSQPMMNSGYHGNHAYMNQSPQYSMQMGMMGTQPYPQQPMQAPPHGNMVYTPAGHHGYMNTGMSKQSLKGPFIRR